A single window of Rubripirellula lacrimiformis DNA harbors:
- a CDS encoding AI-2E family transporter: MNRQPDDRTTESKPSKAAGVVSTRICAAMLVLYALYFARSLVIPTMTALVLYLTLRPIVRRARRFGIPPVASATGIIAGITLLLGLSTYLVFDPAQQTIANAPEHLSVVKQKLSFVTERLKDVDEATEELAEAEDSASNDPQEDEPVPVEIKQPSWTSGWTYLSGTGNLVSFVTVCIALLYFLLATGDDLLRSIMHALPDFTARRKLIEVIQNVQEGLGTYLAKISTINACLGVSVGIAMWLLGMPSPVLWGVMAFTFNFIPILGAITGAVIIFVVALVSFDPTYYAFVVAATFLTLTSLEGQFITPVVLGRSMSISPILVFLSIVLWGWMWGIMGVFLSVPILIAARMACEGYDGLQPMAMILGAEVPEATTEASEQTREAESETANAKMIDSAHVSVGRPHSPRTSATPAN; this comes from the coding sequence ATGAATCGCCAACCGGATGACCGCACGACCGAGTCCAAGCCGTCAAAGGCGGCGGGTGTTGTTTCGACACGCATCTGTGCGGCCATGTTGGTCCTGTACGCGCTGTACTTCGCACGATCACTCGTGATCCCCACGATGACAGCGCTCGTTCTGTATCTGACACTGCGACCGATCGTCCGGCGTGCGCGGCGGTTTGGTATCCCGCCGGTGGCCAGTGCGACGGGCATCATTGCGGGGATCACCCTGCTGTTGGGACTCAGCACCTACCTTGTCTTTGACCCCGCGCAGCAAACGATCGCCAACGCTCCTGAACACCTGTCGGTAGTGAAACAGAAACTGTCGTTTGTAACCGAGCGGTTGAAGGATGTTGACGAGGCAACCGAGGAACTTGCGGAAGCGGAAGACAGTGCGTCAAACGATCCCCAGGAAGACGAACCAGTCCCCGTCGAGATCAAGCAACCCAGTTGGACTAGCGGTTGGACCTACCTTAGCGGGACTGGCAACCTAGTTTCGTTCGTAACCGTGTGCATCGCTCTGCTGTACTTCTTGCTCGCGACGGGCGACGACCTGTTGCGTAGCATCATGCACGCATTGCCCGATTTCACCGCCCGGCGAAAGTTGATCGAAGTCATCCAGAACGTCCAGGAAGGTCTGGGCACCTACCTAGCCAAGATATCGACCATCAATGCATGCCTTGGCGTCAGCGTCGGTATCGCGATGTGGTTGCTGGGCATGCCATCGCCGGTCCTGTGGGGAGTGATGGCGTTCACGTTTAACTTCATTCCGATCCTGGGTGCGATCACCGGGGCGGTCATCATCTTTGTGGTCGCGTTGGTCAGTTTTGATCCGACGTACTACGCGTTCGTCGTTGCCGCGACGTTTCTGACTCTGACGTCGTTGGAAGGCCAGTTCATCACGCCTGTTGTGCTTGGACGATCGATGAGCATTAGTCCCATCTTGGTGTTCTTGTCGATTGTGTTGTGGGGTTGGATGTGGGGAATCATGGGCGTCTTCCTAAGCGTTCCGATCCTGATCGCCGCCCGAATGGCGTGCGAGGGGTACGATGGCTTGCAACCGATGGCGATGATCTTAGGTGCGGAGGTTCCCGAGGCGACGACAGAAGCATCCGAACAGACACGCGAAGCGGAAAGCGAGACCGCCAACGCCAAGATGATCGATTCGGCACATGTGTCGGTTGGTCGTCCGCATTCCCCCCGAACATCAGCGACGCCTGCGAATTAG
- a CDS encoding PRC-barrel domain-containing protein gives MKRTIQLFTATAAAACLMLPTAQAQETVTRDRVQSQTADAGRLDSKTRGTSIRVSQLIGYNIQNSQGESVGEINDIVIDSRTGKVRYAAVTYGGFLGVGNKLFAVPFEAFKVQVDPDEVGDDDIDADDYVLVLNVTQEQLDGQQGFDEDNWPDMADRKWAADLDKRYGVKRNMDAKDRLNRRNRENNNQ, from the coding sequence ATGAAACGCACCATTCAATTATTCACCGCGACCGCAGCCGCCGCATGCCTGATGCTTCCCACTGCACAGGCTCAAGAGACAGTGACGCGGGACCGCGTGCAATCTCAAACAGCGGACGCTGGCCGGCTCGACTCCAAGACCCGCGGGACCAGCATCCGAGTTAGCCAACTGATTGGATACAACATCCAGAACTCGCAAGGCGAAAGCGTCGGTGAGATCAACGACATCGTGATCGACAGCCGCACCGGCAAGGTCCGCTACGCCGCGGTGACCTACGGTGGGTTCCTGGGCGTCGGCAACAAATTGTTTGCTGTCCCGTTCGAGGCTTTCAAAGTCCAAGTGGATCCTGACGAAGTCGGTGACGACGACATCGACGCCGACGATTACGTCCTGGTTCTGAATGTCACCCAAGAACAACTCGACGGCCAGCAAGGCTTTGACGAAGACAACTGGCCGGACATGGCGGACCGAAAATGGGCCGCCGACCTGGACAAGCGTTACGGCGTGAAGCGAAACATGGATGCCAAAGATCGATTGAATCGTCGCAATCGTGAAAACAACAACCAGTAG
- a CDS encoding CsbD family protein: MNWDQIKGKWKQAKGQAQQKWGDLTDDDLDRVDGKREEMVGIVQERYGIAKEEAEKQVKEFESSCNC; encoded by the coding sequence ATGAATTGGGATCAGATCAAAGGCAAATGGAAACAAGCCAAAGGCCAAGCCCAACAGAAATGGGGCGACCTGACCGATGATGACCTCGACCGAGTCGACGGCAAACGCGAAGAAATGGTTGGCATCGTCCAGGAACGTTATGGCATTGCCAAAGAAGAAGCCGAGAAGCAAGTCAAAGAATTTGAATCCTCTTGCAACTGCTAG
- a CDS encoding Rho termination factor N-terminal domain-containing protein, with product MRRPDMPKFNHTDDRISEGESPSIHLPDTKQKAADPPVKKRRRTDGRPIKAKKKGTGLPNTLLEDRTIDELQNRASELQIDGRSDMDKQALINAIRTALR from the coding sequence ATGAGACGACCTGATATGCCCAAATTCAACCATACCGACGATCGCATCAGCGAAGGCGAATCGCCAAGCATCCATTTGCCAGATACCAAGCAAAAGGCGGCCGATCCGCCGGTCAAAAAGCGTCGGCGTACCGACGGCCGGCCAATCAAGGCGAAAAAGAAAGGCACCGGACTTCCAAACACGCTGCTGGAAGACAGAACGATCGACGAGCTTCAGAATCGAGCATCTGAATTGCAGATCGATGGCCGCAGCGATATGGACAAGCAAGCCTTGATCAACGCCATCCGAACCGCACTACGTTAA
- the mdoH gene encoding glucans biosynthesis glucosyltransferase MdoH: MNRNPTSGDAGTRVHSTAKQSPRAVRWWIASLTVVGTAAGIAVYAANLAAGGWNPFEVAAFPLFAILFGWIVFSFLASTVGFISAIGDRSTTAPVHPPAEGPTAVLVPIYNESPDDVFARVAAMVMSLREQDHQLGCDRASDFHFYILSDTTDPEVWLAEELAWSRLNQQLTSDEIDRPPHVYYRHRSKNIARKAGNIADFCERWSAPYSFMIVLDADSLLEPATMVAMVDTMAADPKLGILQVPPTPIGRESYFARLQQFSAAAYGQISCRGFDAWAGSQGNYWGHNAILRVDAFCESCDLPLLPGKAPLGGEILSHDFVEAALMVRDGWNVRLANHLGGSYEECPTTLTDYAMRDQRWCQGNLQHSRLILSEGFHPASRLHFFSGVLAYAASPIWLLWTALAVAGWFIEPAANSVGRTSWLPSQFALFLIAMSFLLIPKLYGVIAIIAQSRSDQFGGPIRLALSALLETCMSILLSPLMAVLHSRFVITTLLGRQVRWNAQNRGEQGVSLTAAATDYGVHTLLGIAVATVVFIWATPLTWWMAPLVAGLILAIPLAMMLGSRSIGQLLSRWGLLRIPQEAARPQVSRLQQQTLASYTTAATDDDMSRFERLLTSPSFYKLHDRVLDASDSNVEMSQTDRDQILQAAHRSIAEIPHDQRRAILSDRQLLQQLHAIAQLASQQPTMNPVPVQPA; encoded by the coding sequence ATGAATCGTAATCCGACGTCCGGCGACGCCGGAACGAGGGTTCATTCAACAGCCAAACAATCCCCCCGCGCCGTGCGTTGGTGGATCGCCAGCTTGACGGTGGTCGGCACCGCGGCAGGCATCGCTGTGTACGCCGCCAACTTGGCTGCCGGTGGTTGGAACCCGTTCGAAGTAGCCGCATTCCCACTGTTCGCAATCCTGTTCGGCTGGATCGTGTTCTCGTTCCTGGCGTCGACAGTCGGGTTCATTTCGGCCATCGGAGATCGATCCACCACCGCTCCGGTGCATCCACCGGCCGAAGGTCCAACCGCGGTGCTGGTGCCGATCTACAACGAGAGCCCCGACGACGTGTTTGCTCGTGTCGCCGCCATGGTGATGTCGTTGCGAGAACAGGACCATCAACTCGGATGCGACCGTGCATCCGACTTCCACTTCTACATTCTTAGCGATACGACTGACCCCGAAGTGTGGTTGGCCGAAGAACTTGCCTGGTCGCGGCTAAACCAACAACTCACCAGCGACGAGATCGATCGACCACCGCACGTCTATTACCGGCATCGCAGCAAAAATATCGCTCGCAAAGCGGGCAACATCGCAGACTTTTGTGAGCGCTGGTCCGCACCGTATTCGTTCATGATCGTGCTAGACGCCGACAGCCTGCTGGAACCTGCGACCATGGTGGCGATGGTCGACACCATGGCAGCGGATCCCAAACTGGGCATTCTGCAGGTTCCCCCGACACCGATCGGTCGCGAATCCTACTTTGCCCGTCTGCAGCAGTTTTCGGCAGCCGCCTATGGGCAGATCAGTTGCCGTGGCTTTGACGCCTGGGCTGGTTCGCAAGGCAACTATTGGGGCCACAACGCGATCCTTCGTGTTGATGCGTTCTGCGAAAGTTGCGACTTGCCGCTGCTGCCCGGTAAAGCTCCGCTGGGTGGCGAAATCCTGTCGCACGACTTTGTCGAAGCCGCATTGATGGTTCGCGACGGGTGGAACGTCCGCCTAGCGAATCATCTAGGCGGTTCCTACGAAGAATGTCCGACGACGCTGACCGACTATGCGATGCGAGATCAACGTTGGTGCCAAGGCAACTTGCAGCACAGCCGTTTGATCCTTAGCGAAGGCTTTCATCCGGCCAGTCGATTGCATTTCTTCAGCGGCGTGCTGGCGTACGCGGCATCCCCGATCTGGTTGCTGTGGACTGCCCTTGCGGTGGCGGGTTGGTTCATCGAACCGGCCGCAAACAGCGTGGGCCGCACCAGTTGGTTGCCTAGCCAGTTTGCATTGTTCCTGATCGCGATGAGCTTCCTGCTGATTCCCAAACTGTATGGCGTGATCGCGATCATCGCCCAAAGCCGCAGCGACCAATTCGGCGGCCCCATTCGATTGGCCCTCAGCGCGCTGCTAGAGACATGCATGTCGATCCTGCTGTCACCCCTGATGGCTGTGCTGCATTCACGATTCGTCATCACAACGCTGCTTGGTCGCCAAGTCCGTTGGAACGCACAAAATCGTGGCGAACAAGGCGTTTCGTTGACGGCCGCTGCGACCGACTACGGTGTGCATACGTTATTGGGAATCGCCGTCGCCACGGTCGTGTTCATCTGGGCAACTCCGCTGACTTGGTGGATGGCACCGTTGGTTGCGGGACTGATTCTGGCCATCCCTTTGGCCATGATGCTGGGCAGCCGATCGATCGGTCAATTGCTAAGCCGGTGGGGTTTGCTCCGCATTCCGCAGGAGGCTGCACGACCGCAAGTGAGCCGACTGCAGCAACAAACCTTGGCGTCTTACACTACCGCCGCGACGGATGACGACATGTCCCGGTTCGAGCGGTTGCTGACCAGTCCAAGTTTTTACAAGCTGCATGATCGAGTGCTGGACGCTAGCGATTCCAACGTTGAGATGTCCCAGACCGATCGTGACCAGATCCTGCAAGCCGCTCATCGCAGCATCGCAGAGATCCCCCACGATCAACGTCGAGCCATCTTGAGCGACCGACAACTACTGCAACAGCTGCACGCCATCGCCCAGTTGGCCAGTCAACAGCCGACGATGAATCCGGTCCCCGTGCAGCCGGCATAA
- a CDS encoding glucoamylase family protein → MKRRLFLAAGLVTAASRLHHAGSHSMAGDRSRDPQQAFNAQDAWTLAMERDKAEFLSDVGRRCYRYLVEAAHPKTGLVADRGRTDGSQFSDCASTAACGFALAGHGVAANQGWVDRPSAKEHVRRMLGSLLELAQHERGFVYHFIDRGTGKRAMRCEASTIDTALMVAGAMHASQVFADDADIVSMAGALYRRVEWRSMLGDNGCLHMGWTPESGMISHQWDTFSELTILVLLAIGAPTHSIPGECWNAWRRTKTLHHNGQPFLSYPPLFVHQYPHAFFDFRNVVSPSGRSYWQNSLTAHQAQIAYLKSLSQQSASLGHYGDDLWGITSSDSVAGYRDWGGPYEDGVTRPERGIDGTVVPSAAGGALATVPEQSLRTLIYQRDHYGQKVYGRYGFTNAFNPATGWIGSDVIGIDTGITLLSAANLTNEGVWKPFMQHHAAQRALDRAGFRATDVEALS, encoded by the coding sequence ATGAAGCGACGTCTTTTTCTAGCTGCCGGTCTGGTTACCGCGGCATCCCGTTTGCATCACGCCGGATCGCATTCAATGGCCGGTGATCGATCACGCGATCCGCAACAGGCCTTCAATGCCCAAGACGCTTGGACGCTAGCCATGGAACGCGACAAAGCCGAATTCTTAAGCGACGTCGGTCGGCGTTGTTACCGGTATTTGGTGGAAGCGGCCCACCCGAAGACCGGTTTGGTGGCTGACCGTGGTCGCACCGACGGCAGTCAATTCAGCGATTGCGCCAGTACGGCCGCGTGTGGGTTTGCTCTGGCCGGTCATGGCGTGGCGGCGAATCAAGGTTGGGTTGATCGGCCATCGGCCAAAGAACACGTTCGACGGATGCTGGGCAGCCTGTTGGAACTTGCCCAGCACGAACGCGGGTTTGTGTATCACTTCATTGACCGAGGGACGGGCAAGCGAGCGATGCGGTGTGAAGCGTCGACGATTGACACCGCCCTGATGGTGGCTGGTGCCATGCACGCGTCCCAGGTCTTTGCCGACGATGCCGACATCGTGTCCATGGCGGGCGCGTTGTACCGCCGGGTCGAATGGCGTTCGATGCTTGGCGATAACGGCTGTTTGCACATGGGGTGGACCCCGGAATCGGGGATGATAAGCCACCAATGGGACACGTTCAGCGAATTGACGATCCTGGTACTGTTGGCGATCGGTGCACCGACGCATTCGATTCCCGGCGAGTGTTGGAATGCTTGGCGGCGGACGAAGACCTTGCACCACAACGGCCAGCCATTCTTGTCCTATCCGCCCCTGTTCGTGCATCAGTACCCGCACGCATTTTTTGATTTCCGCAACGTTGTTTCACCAAGTGGCCGCAGCTATTGGCAAAATTCGTTGACCGCTCACCAAGCCCAAATCGCGTACTTAAAGTCGCTGTCGCAACAAAGTGCCTCGCTTGGTCACTATGGCGACGACCTGTGGGGGATCACCAGCAGCGACAGTGTGGCCGGTTACCGCGATTGGGGTGGTCCCTACGAAGATGGTGTCACGCGTCCCGAACGGGGGATCGATGGCACCGTGGTGCCAAGCGCTGCCGGTGGTGCATTGGCGACCGTGCCGGAGCAGTCCTTACGAACGTTGATCTACCAACGGGATCATTATGGGCAAAAGGTTTACGGGCGGTATGGATTCACCAACGCGTTCAATCCGGCGACCGGGTGGATCGGCAGCGACGTGATTGGAATCGACACCGGAATCACACTCCTGTCGGCCGCAAACCTGACCAATGAAGGTGTTTGGAAACCGTTCATGCAGCACCACGCGGCACAACGGGCGCTCGATCGAGCAGGTTTTCGTGCAACTGATGTCGAAGCGCTCAGTTGA
- a CDS encoding glucan biosynthesis protein codes for MFRIFRLIWIASFLLAGSVADAEDPQTISQYTDVHDFDDLIMLAESAAKNPVAPTPELPELLASWQYDDYIKTSYKSDRATWFNQGLPFWLETFHRGFVQVDLVDVFTLSPLADGDAVCQRVKFSKDDFTYAAPLDPATIPSAGHAGLKVVGQFPGRSDAEEMLSFLGSSYFRSRSADCVYGASARGLAINIGMKATEEFPDFRAFWVRMPTRDSKDVTVLAHLDSPSVSGAYEFRLTPGDRSTEIHVDAKLFFRDVPDKVALAPLTSMWIWGDGLAGPPKDARPSVHDSDGLLIQSGIQQWSWRAFARQDYPSVTSTEVEAVHGFGLIQRNRAFYHYDDHNARYDKRPSVWVTPDSPWTSGRIGLLELPGAHEGVDNLAAYWLPPSLPESGEPLSIGYTVEFFAGDPPAHNLLARATNFAVDRGQQGDPIEIEVRFAGMSLRTLPESVPPRIQADVLRGQVTAQKVTRTETGDWLLTATVIPAEDAPVELAWQLFSGDDAVSEEFRYLLPPSEPEFVYPAVYTRQE; via the coding sequence ATGTTTCGCATCTTTCGACTGATCTGGATCGCGTCGTTTCTGTTGGCCGGATCGGTGGCCGATGCCGAGGATCCGCAAACCATCTCTCAATATACAGACGTGCATGATTTTGATGACTTGATCATGCTTGCCGAGTCGGCGGCCAAGAATCCCGTCGCACCCACACCTGAATTGCCCGAACTGTTGGCGTCGTGGCAGTACGACGACTACATCAAGACATCGTACAAGTCGGACCGCGCGACTTGGTTCAATCAGGGGCTTCCGTTTTGGTTGGAAACCTTTCACCGCGGTTTCGTGCAAGTCGATTTGGTGGATGTGTTCACGCTTTCGCCGCTAGCCGATGGGGACGCTGTCTGCCAACGCGTCAAGTTTTCCAAAGACGACTTCACCTACGCAGCACCGTTGGACCCGGCGACGATCCCGAGCGCGGGGCATGCGGGGCTGAAGGTGGTCGGGCAGTTTCCAGGACGTAGCGATGCCGAAGAAATGCTGAGCTTCTTGGGTTCCAGTTACTTTCGGTCGCGCAGCGCTGATTGTGTCTATGGTGCCTCGGCTCGCGGATTGGCGATCAACATCGGAATGAAAGCGACGGAGGAGTTTCCTGATTTTCGAGCCTTCTGGGTTCGCATGCCAACGCGTGATTCGAAAGACGTGACCGTGTTGGCGCATCTGGACAGCCCCAGCGTGTCGGGCGCCTACGAATTTCGTTTGACGCCGGGCGATCGGTCCACGGAAATCCATGTGGATGCCAAGCTGTTCTTTCGTGATGTACCCGACAAGGTGGCGCTGGCGCCGCTGACCAGCATGTGGATCTGGGGAGATGGCTTGGCGGGGCCCCCGAAGGACGCCCGACCATCGGTTCATGACAGCGATGGATTGTTGATTCAATCGGGAATCCAGCAATGGTCTTGGCGGGCATTTGCCAGACAGGACTATCCATCGGTGACGTCTACCGAAGTGGAAGCGGTCCACGGGTTCGGGCTGATTCAACGCAACCGAGCGTTCTATCACTATGACGATCACAACGCGCGTTACGACAAGCGACCAAGCGTTTGGGTGACCCCCGATTCGCCTTGGACCAGTGGACGGATCGGGTTATTGGAACTTCCCGGTGCACACGAAGGCGTGGATAACCTGGCCGCATATTGGTTGCCTCCGTCGCTGCCCGAATCGGGTGAACCGCTGTCGATCGGTTACACGGTCGAGTTCTTTGCCGGAGACCCGCCCGCCCACAACCTGCTGGCCCGTGCCACCAATTTCGCGGTGGACCGGGGGCAACAAGGGGACCCGATTGAAATCGAAGTACGCTTTGCCGGCATGTCGCTTCGGACGCTGCCGGAGTCCGTGCCGCCACGTATCCAGGCTGATGTTCTTCGCGGTCAGGTGACGGCGCAAAAGGTGACTCGAACGGAGACCGGTGATTGGTTGCTAACGGCGACGGTCATTCCAGCCGAGGATGCGCCCGTCGAGCTGGCGTGGCAATTGTTCAGCGGCGATGATGCGGTATCGGAAGAGTTTCGCTACCTGCTTCCGCCAAGCGAACCCGAATTCGTGTACCCCGCCGTCTACACGAGGCAGGAGTAA
- a CDS encoding nucleoside hydrolase — MQNQRLTTIVTFLALACTGTIARCQTPIIFDTDITGDVDDVLALAMLHTLSDNKECELRAVTISKIHPLTGRMVDAVNTFYGRPNIPIGVTRDAQVRDSKYLAMVDTRDEGKLRYPHDVTGNDELPDATQVLRRTLASSEDHSVVMVQVGLAANLADLVESKADDISDLSGRELIQQKVREVQVMAGAFQTIDGKTHFLEANVRNGIQSMQRFADQWPNDVPVIWSGFEIGIALPYPRQSIARDFAYTPHHIVREAYLLYCGPNHDRPSWDLTSVLDAVRPDGNFFGRSQPGRVSVEDDGFVRFTPNEEGRDRYLTMTADQQKHVLKTLQTLVSQPPRQN, encoded by the coding sequence ATGCAAAACCAACGTCTAACCACCATCGTCACGTTCCTTGCCCTGGCCTGCACAGGGACCATCGCGCGCTGCCAAACCCCCATCATCTTTGATACCGACATCACCGGTGACGTCGATGATGTGCTGGCGTTGGCGATGCTGCACACGCTTTCCGACAACAAAGAATGCGAACTGCGTGCGGTGACGATTTCCAAGATCCATCCGTTGACCGGTCGAATGGTCGACGCGGTCAACACGTTTTATGGTCGCCCCAATATCCCGATCGGTGTGACCCGCGATGCACAGGTTCGCGACAGCAAGTACCTAGCGATGGTCGACACCCGCGACGAAGGCAAACTGCGATATCCCCATGATGTGACCGGCAACGACGAACTGCCCGACGCAACCCAAGTGCTTCGAAGGACCCTGGCGTCGTCCGAAGACCATTCGGTCGTGATGGTTCAGGTGGGCCTAGCCGCCAATCTGGCCGACCTAGTGGAATCCAAGGCCGACGACATCAGCGACCTGTCGGGACGCGAACTGATCCAGCAGAAGGTTCGGGAAGTCCAGGTGATGGCCGGGGCATTCCAAACCATCGATGGCAAAACGCATTTCTTGGAAGCCAATGTCCGCAATGGCATCCAATCGATGCAGCGTTTCGCTGACCAGTGGCCCAACGACGTCCCGGTCATCTGGAGCGGTTTTGAGATTGGGATCGCGCTGCCGTACCCACGCCAAAGCATCGCCCGCGACTTTGCCTACACCCCGCACCACATCGTTCGCGAAGCCTACCTGCTGTACTGCGGTCCCAACCACGACCGCCCCAGTTGGGACCTGACCAGTGTTTTAGATGCCGTCCGCCCCGATGGCAATTTCTTCGGCCGATCTCAGCCCGGCCGAGTCAGTGTGGAAGATGATGGATTCGTTCGATTCACCCCCAACGAAGAAGGTCGCGATCGCTACCTGACCATGACTGCCGACCAACAAAAACACGTCCTGAAAACCTTGCAGACTCTCGTCTCCCAACCTCCAAGGCAAAACTAA
- a CDS encoding ABC transporter permease, whose translation MNLRSVIQYAGLVGVLVLLVIVFGSLSENFLQWSTFISIANQVPDLTLIAVGMTLVLVVGGIDLSVGSILAFSSAVLGALMVDWQWSLWASIPFCVAAGAACGLFNGCVSVLARIPSFIVTLGMLEIARGATKLVTDSQTKYIGSAVEGIGEPIAGLSLSPAFLMAITAVIGGQLLLTRTVFGRYCIAIGTNAEAVRMSGISAAPYAIGVFVISGALCGLAGLTYASRLSTADPNAAIGIELSAIAACVIGGTSLMGGRGSVVNSFLGVLIIAVLQTGLAQIGVSDPMKQIITGCVIVIAVLLDALRSRLDTSTN comes from the coding sequence ATGAATTTGCGAAGCGTCATCCAGTATGCCGGCTTGGTGGGCGTGCTGGTCCTGCTGGTCATCGTGTTCGGTTCGCTGAGCGAGAATTTCCTACAGTGGTCGACGTTCATTTCGATCGCCAATCAGGTCCCGGACCTGACCCTGATCGCGGTCGGCATGACGCTAGTTCTGGTTGTCGGCGGAATCGATCTGTCGGTCGGATCGATCTTGGCGTTTTCATCCGCTGTGCTCGGTGCGTTGATGGTCGACTGGCAATGGTCGCTATGGGCATCGATCCCGTTCTGCGTCGCCGCTGGTGCCGCCTGTGGATTGTTCAACGGATGCGTCAGCGTGCTAGCCCGAATTCCATCGTTCATCGTCACGCTGGGAATGTTGGAAATTGCACGAGGTGCGACGAAACTGGTCACCGATTCTCAAACCAAGTACATCGGTTCGGCGGTCGAAGGAATCGGCGAACCGATTGCCGGCTTGTCGTTGTCGCCCGCGTTCCTGATGGCCATCACGGCGGTCATCGGGGGGCAGTTGCTGCTGACGCGAACCGTGTTCGGGCGCTACTGTATCGCGATCGGCACGAATGCCGAAGCGGTTCGCATGTCCGGCATATCGGCGGCTCCCTACGCCATCGGCGTGTTCGTGATCAGCGGTGCGCTCTGCGGGTTGGCCGGACTGACCTACGCATCTCGGCTTTCGACAGCCGACCCAAACGCGGCGATTGGAATCGAACTCTCTGCGATCGCTGCTTGCGTGATCGGCGGCACCAGCCTGATGGGTGGTCGCGGCAGCGTTGTCAATTCGTTCCTGGGTGTGCTGATCATTGCGGTATTGCAAACCGGCCTGGCGCAGATCGGCGTATCGGATCCGATGAAGCAGATCATTACCGGCTGCGTCATCGTGATCGCCGTCTTACTAGACGCACTGCGCAGCCGACTAGACACGTCCACCAACTAA